A portion of the uncultured Draconibacterium sp. genome contains these proteins:
- a CDS encoding Dabb family protein, which produces MKNRRSFIKKLAASATFAGLLPLAKKATAADVKLQGTLIHHVFFWLKEPANEAHKKQLVEALHQLTKVKTIKVSHIGFPASTEDRDVVDHSYSVSYLAMFDSQADQDSYQVDPIHLKFVEENQHLWSKVVVYDSTDI; this is translated from the coding sequence ATGAAAAACAGAAGATCGTTTATTAAAAAACTGGCAGCAAGTGCAACATTTGCAGGTTTGCTTCCTCTGGCAAAAAAAGCCACCGCTGCGGACGTAAAACTTCAGGGCACCTTAATTCATCATGTATTTTTTTGGTTGAAAGAACCAGCAAACGAAGCACACAAAAAGCAGTTAGTTGAAGCATTGCACCAACTCACAAAAGTAAAAACTATAAAAGTGAGCCATATCGGATTTCCGGCCTCAACTGAAGACCGCGATGTAGTTGATCATTCGTATTCGGTATCCTACCTGGCAATGTTCGATAGCCAGGCCGACCAGGATTCGTACCAGGTTGATCCGATTCACCTAAAATTTGTAGAGGAAAACCAGCACCTTTGGAGTAAGGTTGTGGTTTACGACTCCACTGATATTTAA
- a CDS encoding saccharopine dehydrogenase family protein, translating into MSKVLIIGAGGVGRVVASKCADNPEVFSEILLASRTVSKCDVIAKEVGKGRIKTASLNADNVADTVALIKEFQPELVINVALPYQDLPIMDACLETGVNYLDTANYEPKDEAKFEYSWQWAYHDRFKEKGIMAVLGCGFDPGVTSIYTAHAAKHHFDEMHYLDIVDCNGGDHGKAFATNFNPEINIREITQNGRFWENGQWVETKPFEIKQALNYPNIGARDSYVLYHEELESLTKNFPSLKRARFWMTFGQEYLTHLRVIQNIGMSRIDPVKYKGIDIIPLEFLKEVLPNPGDLGDNYTGETSIGCRIKGVKDGEEKTYYVWNNCSHQKAFEETGTQGVSYTTGVPAMLGAMMVLTGKWQGKGVFNVEEFDPDPFMEKIGEHGLPWNEEINGDLEV; encoded by the coding sequence ATGAGTAAAGTTTTAATAATTGGAGCAGGTGGTGTTGGCCGCGTGGTTGCCAGCAAGTGTGCAGATAACCCGGAAGTTTTTTCTGAAATTTTATTGGCCAGCCGCACCGTATCGAAATGCGATGTAATTGCAAAAGAAGTTGGTAAAGGCAGAATAAAAACAGCCTCGTTAAATGCTGATAATGTAGCTGATACTGTTGCGCTGATTAAGGAATTTCAACCGGAGCTGGTTATTAATGTTGCCCTTCCTTACCAGGATCTTCCGATTATGGATGCCTGTTTGGAAACCGGAGTAAACTATCTTGATACTGCCAATTACGAGCCCAAAGATGAAGCTAAATTTGAATACAGCTGGCAATGGGCTTACCACGATCGTTTTAAAGAAAAAGGCATAATGGCTGTTCTGGGTTGCGGATTCGACCCCGGTGTAACCAGTATTTACACGGCACATGCAGCCAAACATCATTTTGATGAAATGCACTACCTTGATATTGTAGATTGCAACGGCGGCGACCACGGAAAAGCATTTGCTACTAACTTTAATCCTGAAATTAACATCCGCGAGATCACACAAAACGGACGTTTCTGGGAAAACGGACAGTGGGTAGAAACCAAACCTTTTGAAATTAAACAGGCATTGAATTACCCGAATATCGGTGCCAGAGACTCATACGTTCTTTACCACGAAGAGCTGGAGTCGTTAACCAAAAACTTCCCAAGTTTAAAACGTGCGCGATTTTGGATGACTTTTGGCCAGGAATACCTGACTCACCTTCGTGTAATCCAGAACATTGGAATGAGTCGCATTGACCCGGTAAAATATAAAGGCATTGACATTATTCCGTTGGAGTTCCTGAAAGAGGTACTTCCAAATCCGGGAGATCTTGGCGATAACTACACCGGCGAAACATCTATCGGATGCCGCATAAAAGGTGTAAAAGACGGCGAAGAAAAAACCTACTACGTTTGGAACAACTGCAGTCACCAAAAGGCTTTTGAAGAAACAGGTACTCAAGGCGTTTCGTACACAACCGGTGTTCCTGCAATGCTGGGTGCTATGATGGTACTTACCGGAAAATGGCAGGGCAAAGGCGTATTTAACGTTGAGGAATTCGATCCGGATCCGTTTATGGAAAAAATCGGAGAACACGGTTTGCCGTGGAACGAAGAGATTAATGGTGATCTTGAAGTGTAA
- a CDS encoding nucleoside recognition domain-containing protein: protein MALNYLFIFFFVVAFLIALVKLIFLGDTQVFTEMVQATFDMAKTGFEISLGLTGVLTLWMGIMKIGEKGGIVHVFSKVIGPFFNKLFPELGKEHPAHGSILMNIAANMLNLDNAATPMGLQAMKEMQETNPNKNTASNAQIMFLVLNTSGLTLLPISIMVYRAQLGAVNPSDIFIPILLATYFSTIAGLISVALYQKINLLDKTIMAYLGGLTAIIVGIIWYFSTLDKDAITQVSNVASNFILFTVIVAFILMALFRKVNVYEAFIEGAKDGFKTAVKIIPYLVAILVAIGVFRASGAMEWVVAGVTWAFEQMGINADFTPALPTALMKPLSGSGARGMMVDAMTTYGADSFVGRVASTVQGATDTTFYILAVYFGAVGIKNTRYAVVCGLIADFTGIIASILLAYLFFY, encoded by the coding sequence ATGGCACTGAACTATCTTTTCATCTTTTTCTTTGTGGTTGCATTTCTGATTGCCCTTGTAAAACTTATTTTCCTGGGCGACACGCAGGTTTTTACCGAAATGGTGCAAGCTACTTTCGATATGGCCAAAACCGGTTTCGAAATATCGCTGGGATTAACTGGTGTGCTTACCCTTTGGATGGGGATAATGAAAATAGGAGAGAAGGGGGGAATTGTGCATGTATTCTCGAAAGTAATCGGACCGTTTTTTAATAAACTGTTTCCTGAGCTGGGGAAGGAGCATCCGGCACACGGATCAATTCTAATGAACATTGCGGCCAATATGCTTAACCTCGACAATGCTGCAACACCAATGGGATTACAGGCCATGAAAGAAATGCAGGAAACCAATCCGAACAAAAATACTGCCTCGAATGCGCAAATAATGTTCTTGGTTCTGAATACCTCGGGACTCACCTTGTTACCCATTAGTATTATGGTTTACCGGGCACAGCTGGGGGCCGTAAATCCTTCCGATATATTTATTCCGATTTTGTTAGCTACCTACTTTTCAACCATTGCCGGCTTAATATCGGTGGCGCTCTATCAAAAAATTAACCTGCTTGATAAAACCATTATGGCTTATCTGGGTGGATTAACAGCTATAATTGTGGGTATCATCTGGTACTTCTCAACGCTTGATAAGGATGCCATTACACAAGTGTCGAATGTGGCCAGCAACTTTATACTCTTTACGGTAATTGTGGCATTTATACTTATGGCCCTGTTCCGAAAAGTAAACGTTTACGAGGCTTTTATCGAGGGGGCAAAAGACGGATTTAAAACGGCGGTAAAAATTATTCCATACCTGGTTGCTATTTTGGTTGCTATTGGTGTTTTCCGCGCATCGGGAGCAATGGAGTGGGTGGTTGCCGGTGTTACCTGGGCTTTTGAGCAAATGGGAATAAATGCTGATTTTACTCCGGCCTTACCAACAGCTTTAATGAAACCGTTGAGCGGCAGTGGTGCCCGCGGAATGATGGTGGATGCCATGACAACTTATGGAGCCGACTCGTTTGTTGGACGCGTAGCCAGCACAGTGCAGGGAGCTACCGATACTACATTTTATATTCTGGCCGTATATTTTGGTGCCGTTGGAATTAAGAATACCCGCTATGCAGTGGTTTGTGGATTAATTGCCGATTTTACCGGCATAATCGCTTCAATTTTGCTGGCTTACCTGTTTTTTTATTAA
- a CDS encoding RagB/SusD family nutrient uptake outer membrane protein, producing the protein MKKLSILMVVVFLLTMSYSCSEDFLTKEPPGSTSENVFYDATGIDALLIGTYAMVSGSSLWEISWGASIQNWTYGSAASDDAYKGSEITDQTPANDIEHWVVQSTNNYPADKWQWAFGMGVDRANKTIRVINQTEEAGTITADQASQFRAQARFLRALFYFEARLVFGDYLPILDENVEDPTQVTNVNAEGAVLNFITDDLAYAASTLPASQAQPGRATKYAAMALAARAYLQDLKYSEAEALLDQIIASGEFTLAGDFMDNFNIETNNNEESIFEIQSNVNDINESLNGEMGIGLNWPHGGDIGMCCGFHQPSQNLFNAYKVDENGLPMFDTFNDTDLANDQGVASEDEFVPTDHALDPRVDHTISRRGIPYKDWGINRGANWIRKQADGGPYLPVAKPFFKKSERFSLSTTTGWQTGINANNYRYIRYTHIILWKAECAAYRGDLETARTYVNMIRQRAMDSEPVMGKVLINKLPASVYPWGEGSTDADYMAGGAVDWTQPAANYQIGLYTSFADANEAMEAVQWEQRLELATEGFRFFDLRRWDGLPNKIGGKSMAEILNDFASGDQRVRTSAAGMSGFTFNDADKYMPIPQSQLDQQVGILEQRPEYK; encoded by the coding sequence ATGAAAAAACTATCAATATTAATGGTTGTAGTGTTTTTACTAACCATGTCATATTCATGTTCTGAAGACTTTCTGACAAAGGAACCTCCTGGTTCCACTTCAGAGAACGTTTTCTACGATGCTACCGGTATTGATGCATTGCTGATCGGTACGTATGCAATGGTAAGCGGTAGTTCTCTATGGGAAATTTCTTGGGGAGCTTCAATACAAAACTGGACTTACGGTTCAGCTGCATCTGACGATGCATACAAAGGATCGGAGATAACTGACCAGACTCCGGCTAACGACATCGAACACTGGGTAGTTCAATCTACTAATAACTATCCGGCTGACAAATGGCAATGGGCATTTGGTATGGGTGTTGACCGTGCTAATAAAACGATTCGTGTAATCAATCAGACTGAAGAAGCCGGAACGATTACTGCAGATCAGGCATCGCAATTCAGAGCTCAGGCCAGATTCCTTCGCGCTTTATTTTATTTTGAGGCTCGTTTGGTATTTGGTGATTACCTACCTATTTTAGATGAAAACGTTGAAGATCCTACACAGGTAACCAACGTTAATGCCGAGGGTGCTGTTCTTAATTTCATCACTGATGATTTAGCTTATGCTGCAAGTACTTTACCTGCTTCTCAGGCTCAGCCGGGACGTGCAACTAAATATGCTGCTATGGCATTGGCTGCACGAGCATACCTGCAAGATTTGAAATACTCGGAAGCAGAAGCTTTACTCGATCAAATTATTGCAAGTGGCGAATTTACATTGGCCGGCGATTTTATGGATAACTTCAATATTGAAACAAACAATAACGAAGAATCTATTTTCGAAATTCAGTCGAATGTTAACGATATCAACGAATCATTGAATGGTGAGATGGGTATTGGTTTGAACTGGCCTCACGGTGGCGACATCGGTATGTGCTGTGGATTCCACCAGCCTTCACAAAACCTTTTCAATGCTTATAAAGTAGACGAAAACGGTTTACCAATGTTCGATACTTTTAACGATACCGATTTGGCAAACGACCAGGGTGTTGCTTCAGAGGATGAATTTGTTCCTACTGATCACGCATTAGACCCACGCGTTGACCATACTATTAGCCGTCGTGGTATTCCTTACAAAGATTGGGGAATTAACAGAGGTGCTAACTGGATTCGTAAACAAGCAGACGGTGGTCCTTACTTGCCAGTAGCAAAACCATTCTTTAAAAAGTCGGAGCGTTTCAGCTTATCAACTACCACAGGATGGCAAACCGGTATTAATGCGAATAACTACCGTTACATACGTTACACTCATATTATCCTTTGGAAAGCAGAATGTGCTGCTTACCGTGGCGATTTGGAAACTGCTCGTACATATGTAAATATGATTCGTCAGCGCGCTATGGATAGTGAGCCAGTAATGGGTAAAGTGCTTATTAATAAATTACCTGCATCAGTATATCCATGGGGCGAAGGCTCAACAGATGCTGATTATATGGCAGGTGGTGCTGTAGATTGGACACAACCAGCAGCCAATTACCAAATTGGTTTGTACACTTCGTTTGCCGATGCAAATGAAGCTATGGAAGCTGTTCAGTGGGAGCAACGTTTAGAGTTGGCTACCGAAGGTTTCCGTTTCTTCGATCTTCGTCGTTGGGATGGTCTTCCTAATAAAATTGGTGGTAAGAGTATGGCAGAGATACTTAATGATTTCGCTTCAGGCGACCAGAGAGTACGTACGTCAGCTGCGGGTATGTCAGGTTTCACTTTCAATGATGCCGACAAATACATGCCTATTCCACAAAGTCAGTTAGATCAACAAGTCGGTATTCTGGAACAACGTCCGGAATACAAATAA
- a CDS encoding RagB/SusD family nutrient uptake outer membrane protein, producing the protein MHLFKRFVLLTLIIVISSCSDDFLTKEPPGIDSENYFTDAKGINALLIGTYAMVQGSSLWEVSWGASIQNWTFGSGASDDAYITPEFTSSGDVHDIELWDVRVTNTYCEDKWQWAFGLGVFRANDVLRILAKTTDITQEEAAEFEAEARFLRALFYFEAWLVFGDYIPIINENVKDPAMVSNVNEAGEVLQFIINDLQFAWENLPDSQEDVGRPTKYAAMALAARSYLEELEYAKAKPLLDEIIASGKYALMPNFFDNFRIEKNNNIESIFEIQANVNDINESLNAEMGIGLNWPHGGDIGMCCGFHQTSQNLANAYKVDEQGLPLFENFGDTDLKNDQGLRSDERFTTANDLLDPRIDWTISRRGIPFLDWGINRGYDWVRRQPDGGPYLPAIKTFFYKYQRYTLSTTTGWMTGINANNYRYLRYAHVLLWRAEVAAAEGDLATALDFVNQVRERAGNEVVMGKVLIDSLPQSVYPWGEGTTDDDYQTGGDVDWEQPAANYKIGLYSSFANADEAMRAVQWEQRLEFATEGRRFFDLRRWDNLPNKIGGQSMAEVLNRFKDGDFESRQSYQWQNAEFTNDDKYMPVPKDQIDLQKGVLQQRPEYIDED; encoded by the coding sequence ATGCACCTGTTCAAACGATTTGTTCTATTAACTCTTATCATTGTTATCAGTTCTTGTTCCGATGATTTTCTTACCAAAGAGCCACCCGGAATCGACTCTGAAAACTATTTCACGGATGCCAAAGGAATTAATGCGCTGTTGATCGGTACCTATGCTATGGTTCAGGGCAGCTCGTTATGGGAAGTATCATGGGGAGCTTCCATTCAGAACTGGACTTTTGGGTCCGGTGCATCTGACGATGCCTATATAACACCGGAGTTTACATCAAGTGGCGATGTTCACGATATCGAGCTTTGGGATGTGCGTGTAACAAATACCTACTGCGAAGACAAATGGCAATGGGCATTCGGTTTGGGAGTCTTTCGTGCAAATGATGTACTAAGGATATTGGCTAAAACAACTGATATTACGCAGGAAGAAGCGGCCGAATTTGAGGCCGAAGCACGTTTTTTGCGGGCACTATTTTATTTTGAGGCCTGGCTGGTATTTGGCGACTATATTCCAATTATTAATGAAAACGTGAAGGATCCTGCTATGGTTTCCAACGTTAATGAGGCCGGCGAGGTATTACAATTTATAATTAACGATTTACAGTTTGCCTGGGAAAACTTACCCGATTCGCAGGAAGATGTTGGCCGACCAACCAAATATGCAGCTATGGCTTTGGCGGCCCGTTCATATCTCGAGGAGCTTGAGTATGCAAAAGCCAAACCGCTGTTGGATGAAATAATTGCCAGCGGAAAGTATGCGTTAATGCCCAATTTCTTTGATAATTTCAGAATTGAGAAGAACAATAACATTGAATCGATTTTTGAAATTCAGGCTAATGTAAACGATATAAATGAATCGTTGAATGCTGAAATGGGAATTGGCCTGAATTGGCCGCACGGAGGCGATATCGGTATGTGTTGTGGTTTTCATCAAACATCGCAAAACCTGGCTAATGCTTATAAAGTAGACGAGCAGGGACTACCGCTTTTTGAAAACTTTGGTGACACCGATCTGAAAAATGATCAGGGCCTGCGGTCTGATGAACGTTTTACAACTGCAAATGATCTGCTTGATCCAAGAATAGACTGGACTATCAGCCGCCGTGGAATACCATTTCTCGATTGGGGCATTAATCGTGGTTATGATTGGGTACGACGCCAACCGGATGGTGGCCCGTATTTGCCGGCTATAAAAACTTTCTTCTATAAATATCAACGCTACACTTTATCAACAACAACAGGATGGATGACAGGAATAAATGCCAATAACTACCGTTATTTGAGGTATGCACACGTGTTATTGTGGCGCGCCGAGGTGGCAGCAGCAGAAGGCGATTTGGCTACCGCGCTTGATTTCGTAAACCAGGTGCGTGAACGTGCCGGAAACGAAGTGGTTATGGGAAAAGTATTGATCGATTCGCTACCCCAATCGGTTTATCCATGGGGAGAAGGTACTACCGATGATGATTACCAGACTGGTGGAGATGTAGATTGGGAGCAACCGGCAGCAAATTACAAAATAGGATTATATTCTTCGTTTGCCAATGCCGATGAAGCTATGCGTGCAGTGCAATGGGAGCAGCGACTGGAATTTGCCACTGAAGGCAGACGCTTTTTTGATTTGCGACGCTGGGATAATTTGCCAAACAAGATTGGTGGACAAAGCATGGCAGAGGTATTGAATCGTTTTAAGGATGGGGATTTTGAGAGTAGACAATCATATCAATGGCAAAATGCAGAATTTACCAACGACGATAAATATATGCCAGTTCCGAAAGACCAGATTGACCTGCAGAAAGGTGTGTTACAGCAGCGTCCGGAATATATTGACGAGGACTAG
- the nspC gene encoding carboxynorspermidine decarboxylase: MNYKEIPSPAFVLDEKLLRKNLELINSVQQEAGIEIILAFKGFAMWSAFPIVREYLKGATASSLYEARLCFEEMKTRAHLYSPVYLDHEFDELMSYSSHIVFNSVKQFEKYYERTQSADHKISCGIRVNPEYSDVGTDLYNPSAPGSRLGVGSDEMPEELPEGVEGIHFHVLCESDSYSLEKVLENLENKYGKYLHQVKWVNMGGGHLMTRKGYDHQHLIQLLSAFRKKYDVKVILEPGSAIAWETGVLVSTVQDIVEHKGVKTAILDVSFTAHMPDTLEMPYRPKIIGAQDPSEESRHLYRLGGGSCLAGDFMEAYDFGRELQIGEQIVFLDMIHYTMVKTTMFNGVNHPSIAIWTKDDKLNIVRKFQYEDFKNRLS; this comes from the coding sequence TTGAATTATAAAGAAATACCGTCTCCGGCATTTGTGCTCGATGAAAAACTGCTTCGTAAAAACCTGGAGCTGATCAACAGCGTTCAACAGGAAGCCGGAATTGAGATTATTCTCGCGTTTAAAGGATTTGCCATGTGGAGCGCCTTCCCCATTGTACGCGAATATTTAAAAGGCGCAACCGCCAGCTCATTGTACGAAGCGCGTTTGTGTTTCGAGGAAATGAAAACCCGCGCACATTTGTATTCGCCGGTGTACCTCGATCATGAATTTGACGAATTAATGAGTTACAGCAGCCACATTGTTTTTAATTCAGTAAAACAGTTTGAGAAATACTACGAACGTACACAATCGGCCGACCATAAAATTTCTTGCGGAATTCGTGTGAATCCGGAATATTCTGATGTTGGTACCGATCTTTATAATCCAAGTGCTCCGGGATCGCGTTTGGGAGTCGGCAGCGATGAAATGCCAGAAGAATTGCCTGAAGGTGTTGAAGGCATCCATTTTCATGTGTTGTGCGAATCGGATTCTTACAGCCTTGAAAAAGTGCTGGAGAACCTGGAAAACAAATACGGCAAATACCTGCACCAGGTAAAATGGGTGAACATGGGGGGCGGCCATTTAATGACACGCAAAGGTTACGATCACCAACATTTAATTCAGTTGCTCAGCGCTTTCAGAAAGAAATACGATGTAAAAGTGATTCTGGAACCCGGTAGCGCTATTGCCTGGGAGACCGGTGTTTTGGTTTCAACGGTTCAGGATATTGTGGAACACAAAGGCGTAAAAACAGCCATCCTCGATGTTTCGTTTACTGCCCATATGCCCGACACGCTTGAAATGCCGTATCGACCAAAAATTATTGGTGCACAAGATCCTTCGGAAGAGAGTCGACATCTTTACCGGCTAGGAGGTGGAAGCTGTCTGGCTGGCGACTTTATGGAAGCCTACGATTTTGGACGAGAATTGCAAATTGGCGAACAAATCGTTTTCCTCGATATGATCCATTACACGATGGTAAAAACTACCATGTTTAATGGCGTAAATCATCCGTCAATTGCCATTTGGACAAAAGATGACAAACTAAACATCGTTCGAAAATTTCAATACGAAGATTTTAAAAACCGCCTGTCGTAG
- a CDS encoding alpha-L-fucosidase — protein MKNLIVLVCLLCSFTSFGQNNTNERAKWFTDSRFGMFIHWGVYSGAEGYWKGEKLRNDNDYAEWILYRNSIDRDEYVTLLDRFQWDEIDPEEWVILAKKSGMKYITITAKHHDGFALWDSKVSDYDLGNYTNPKRDIIAEMAEACKKHGIKLCLYYSHWVDWEHPLGWDHTREIYKISESDYDRYWQQKVIPQITELLTNYGEISMLWFDMWIHHSESIVTKEQLLQLKSLIRELQPNCLVNSRLGLSIEEDPDIDYKTLGDNQLGDKEEDFPWQSPATVAHSWGFHSSDSEWKSTTTLLKSLIGNVSLNGNFMLNIGPRANGEVPYEISQRMLEMGKWLQVNGESIYGAEAFELNKDLHDWGKITCKQDGNIFKLFLHVYNWPLNKHLNLTGITANPEKIYVLADKQKSPLSYSHSGAFTQIKLPNDQPDPYVSVVVVEYQSKPEITDGLVAKTSDDGYSLLPGNQNPQPELMEITPPAKYGTVPAFVTADGVTDFSWKIYVDKPGTKRVDVSYSFQGNRNNSQIVLKAAEQSMYHSVHPTGQTVGEPNQDWHIDNFESNKIGTIDFPKPGFYTIELSIRPTERDPIKFQWLWIK, from the coding sequence ATGAAAAACCTGATTGTCCTTGTTTGCCTGCTTTGCAGTTTTACTTCATTTGGCCAGAACAATACCAACGAACGCGCCAAATGGTTCACCGATTCGCGTTTTGGAATGTTTATTCACTGGGGTGTTTACAGTGGTGCCGAAGGATACTGGAAAGGAGAGAAACTACGCAACGACAACGACTACGCCGAATGGATTTTATACCGAAACAGCATTGATCGTGATGAATATGTTACGCTCCTCGACCGTTTTCAGTGGGACGAAATTGATCCGGAAGAATGGGTTATTCTGGCGAAAAAGTCAGGGATGAAATACATCACGATTACGGCCAAGCACCATGACGGTTTTGCTTTATGGGACAGCAAAGTAAGTGATTACGACCTGGGGAATTACACCAATCCTAAACGCGATATTATTGCTGAAATGGCCGAAGCCTGCAAAAAACACGGGATTAAACTTTGTCTGTACTATTCGCACTGGGTGGATTGGGAACACCCTCTTGGTTGGGATCATACACGTGAAATTTATAAAATATCAGAAAGTGATTACGACCGTTACTGGCAACAGAAAGTAATTCCACAAATCACAGAGCTACTAACCAATTACGGCGAAATATCGATGCTTTGGTTCGATATGTGGATCCATCACTCGGAAAGTATCGTTACCAAAGAACAATTACTACAGCTAAAATCATTGATACGAGAATTGCAGCCCAACTGCCTGGTTAATTCCCGTTTGGGGTTATCGATCGAAGAAGATCCTGACATTGATTACAAAACACTGGGCGATAACCAACTTGGCGACAAGGAAGAAGATTTCCCGTGGCAATCGCCGGCAACAGTTGCTCATTCCTGGGGATTTCATTCGTCAGATTCCGAATGGAAATCCACAACAACATTATTGAAATCATTAATTGGCAACGTAAGTTTGAATGGCAATTTTATGCTGAACATCGGGCCACGTGCCAACGGCGAAGTTCCTTACGAAATTTCGCAGCGCATGCTTGAAATGGGCAAATGGCTACAGGTGAACGGAGAATCGATTTACGGTGCAGAAGCTTTCGAACTGAACAAAGACTTGCACGACTGGGGAAAAATTACCTGTAAACAGGATGGAAACATCTTTAAATTGTTTCTGCATGTTTATAACTGGCCATTGAATAAACATCTTAATCTAACAGGTATTACAGCAAATCCTGAAAAAATTTATGTACTGGCGGATAAACAAAAATCACCGCTCTCCTATTCTCACTCTGGCGCTTTTACCCAAATTAAGCTTCCGAATGACCAACCGGATCCTTATGTTTCAGTAGTTGTTGTTGAGTACCAATCGAAACCAGAGATAACGGATGGACTGGTTGCCAAAACATCCGACGATGGTTATTCACTGCTTCCCGGAAATCAAAACCCACAGCCTGAATTAATGGAAATTACACCGCCGGCAAAATACGGAACGGTCCCGGCTTTTGTAACGGCTGATGGCGTTACTGACTTTAGCTGGAAAATTTACGTTGACAAACCGGGCACAAAAAGGGTGGATGTTTCGTATAGTTTTCAGGGCAATAGAAACAACAGCCAGATTGTATTAAAGGCTGCCGAACAATCGATGTATCATTCGGTACATCCAACCGGGCAAACCGTTGGAGAACCCAATCAGGATTGGCATATCGATAATTTCGAATCGAATAAAATAGGTACGATCGACTTCCCCAAACCCGGTTTCTACACAATCGAACTTAGTATTCGTCCAACAGAAAGAGATCCGATCAAGTTTCAGTGGTTGTGGATTAAATAA
- the kdsA gene encoding 3-deoxy-8-phosphooctulonate synthase — translation MIPQIDKLKNTDSGNFFLMAGPCAIESETMAMEIAEKVVAITEKLKIPYIFKGSYRKANRSRLDSFTGIGDEKALKILQKVGDTFNIPVVTDIHTADEAAMAAEYVDVLQIPAFLCRQTDILVAAAKTGKVVNIKKGQFLSADAMQFAINKVRESGNNNIALTERGTTFGYQDLVVDYRGIPVMKEMEVPVVLDITHSLQQPNQASGVTGGKPELIETVARAGIAVGADGIFIETHPNPTEAKSDGANMLKLDLLESLLTKLVLLKQTVNKL, via the coding sequence ATGATACCACAAATAGATAAACTTAAAAATACCGACAGCGGAAATTTCTTTTTAATGGCCGGACCATGTGCCATTGAAAGCGAAACCATGGCAATGGAAATTGCTGAAAAAGTGGTTGCCATAACCGAGAAACTCAAAATCCCATACATTTTCAAAGGCTCGTACCGAAAAGCCAACCGTTCGCGCCTCGATTCGTTTACAGGAATCGGCGACGAAAAAGCGCTGAAAATTCTGCAGAAGGTTGGCGATACTTTTAATATTCCGGTTGTAACTGATATTCACACGGCCGACGAAGCTGCAATGGCTGCCGAATATGTTGACGTGTTACAGATACCTGCATTTTTATGCCGGCAAACCGATATTTTAGTAGCTGCCGCAAAAACCGGCAAGGTGGTAAATATAAAAAAGGGACAATTTCTTTCGGCAGATGCTATGCAGTTTGCAATAAATAAAGTGCGCGAAAGCGGCAACAACAACATTGCACTTACCGAGAGAGGCACAACCTTTGGCTACCAGGATTTGGTGGTGGATTACCGTGGCATTCCGGTAATGAAAGAAATGGAAGTACCCGTTGTACTCGACATTACACACTCGCTGCAACAACCCAACCAGGCCAGTGGTGTTACCGGTGGCAAACCCGAGTTGATAGAAACTGTTGCACGCGCCGGAATTGCTGTTGGTGCCGATGGAATTTTTATCGAAACACATCCTAATCCAACCGAGGCAAAATCGGATGGTGCCAATATGTTAAAACTCGATTTACTTGAATCGTTGCTTACCAAACTGGTTCTTTTAAAACAAACCGTTAATAAACTTTAG